GCGCCGGTAAAATGGCTTGAGCGTCACGCCTGGGGGCAGCGTCTGCTGGATGGCTGGCAACGCCGCATCGATCGCATCGAGCGTCGCATTGGAACTGGCGCCTTTCTGCATGAGAACGACACCGTTGACGATTTCACCCCTGCCATCGCGCGTGACAGCGCCGAGACGCAGGCGCCCCTCAAGCGAGACGCGGCCCAGATCGCGCAGGCGAATGGCCAACCCGTTGGTCCCCATCGCCACAGGGATGGCCCCGAAATCGGCCAGCGAGCCAACGAGGGCGCGACCCACAACCACCTGCTGTTCCGCTCCGCGTGCAATCCAGCCCCCGCCCGATGAGGCATTATTGCTTTCTATCGCGGCATAGATCCTGCCAAGCGCGATGTCATGGGCACGCAGGCGGGCCGGGTCGAGGGTCAGCGTATAGGTCTCTTCGGCCCCGCCATTGACATTCACATCAGCCACGCCCGGCACGAGCCTTAACTGCGGCGCCACGGACCAGGTCATGAGCCTGTTGAGGTCGAGCGGCGAATAACGTCCGTCGCCATCGATCTGCATCTGCATGATCTCGCCCATGCCAGTGGCAAGTGGCCCCATCGCAACACTGACCGGCACGGTAATGGCCTCACGGGCCTTTTGCAGACGCTCATTGACCCGTGTCCGGTCGAGATCGAGATTGGAGGTATCGCTAAACTGCAGATAGACGACCGAAAGCCCCGTGCGCGAAACGGAGCGCAGATCGATCAGATCCGGCAGTCCCGTCAGGCTCGCCTCGAGCGGAAAGGTGATCTGCTTTTCCACTTCTTCCGTCGCAAGGCCCGGCGATGTGACCGAAACAAGCACCTGCTGGGGCGAGATATCAGGGACGGGCTCGACCGGCAGGCCCGGCACCACCATCAGCCCGGCCAGGACCAGCATCGCGCAAAGCGCGAGCACAGCAAGCTTGCTGCGCTGCAGAAATTCCCACATGACGCGCTCAGTCCGCTGTCATGGAAGAGAGCAGCGCCATTGATTTGAGCGTGAAACTGCCTTCGCCCACCAGCCTGTCGCCATCGTGCAGGGCCCCGCTCACAATGGCCTGCTCGTCGTCACGCGCCTTGACCTGCACGGAAACGGGCATGAAATGCGTGGCATCCTGCTGGACGAACACCACATCCTCACTATCAATCTGCTGAAGCGCTGCCACCGGCACACGCAGCCCCTGCGTCCCCTCGCCGGTCTGGAAAGCGGCATCGAGCATCATGCCCGGGCGCAGTGAAGAAGGTGGGTGATCGAGGGTGCAGACCACGCGCACAAGCCCTGTGGCAGGGTCGGCGAGCCCCGCCACGGTGGTGATCCGCGCCTCGATTACCCGTCCCTTTTCCTGACTGGCCGGGCGAAACCGCGCCTTGCCTCCGGGCGCCAACCCGGCAGCATCTTCGGGCGAGAGATCGGCGCTCAGCCAGAGGCGGGAGAGATCAACCACGGTCACGAGATTGTCGCCAGCATTGATATCGGCTGCGACAGAGGTGCGCACAGCCTGCACGACGCCATCGACCGGGCTGATCAGATCCGATGCCTCGTCCTGCACGATCCGCTCGGTTACGGAGGTGAATTCCTCCGTCTGCCGGTGTTCCAACGTCGCAAGGTCCGCCTCGCGGGCCTTGACCAGTCCGCGCTGCTGCTCAAGCACCATCCGGCGTCGTTCAAGCTCCCCGCGTGAGACCGCACTCCCGACAAGCGCCGCACCGCGACGATAGAGCATCGTCGCCTCCGCCTCACCGGCACGCGCCGAAGCCAGGGCGGCATCAACCTGTTCACGCTGAAGCTGAAGCTCATGCAGGGAGTGATCGGTGTAGGAAATCAAAGCCTCGCCGCGTTTGACAGGCTGACCGGGCGTCACATGCACTGCCATGACCTTGCCTGCACCGGCTGCATGGATATCAATAACCCGGCTCGTATCGGCATCGACCCGTGCCATCGCCTGCACTGAGGGGAACACCTCGCCCCGTGACAGCGAGACGATTACGACATGCTCGTTGCGCTGCGCCTCCTCAGGCAGCGTGAAGACATGACGCCAGGCCTCCGCTGCCTGTGCCGTGCCGCCGAGACACGATGAAGCCGCAAGACCCGTCAGAACGACAGAGACCGCCAAAATCCTGCTGCGCATCGAGGCGAGACATCTGATCATGCGACGCCCCTGTCAGAG
The sequence above is drawn from the Asaia bogorensis NBRC 16594 genome and encodes:
- a CDS encoding efflux RND transporter periplasmic adaptor subunit: MIRCLASMRSRILAVSVVLTGLAASSCLGGTAQAAEAWRHVFTLPEEAQRNEHVVIVSLSRGEVFPSVQAMARVDADTSRVIDIHAAGAGKVMAVHVTPGQPVKRGEALISYTDHSLHELQLQREQVDAALASARAGEAEATMLYRRGAALVGSAVSRGELERRRMVLEQQRGLVKAREADLATLEHRQTEEFTSVTERIVQDEASDLISPVDGVVQAVRTSVAADINAGDNLVTVVDLSRLWLSADLSPEDAAGLAPGGKARFRPASQEKGRVIEARITTVAGLADPATGLVRVVCTLDHPPSSLRPGMMLDAAFQTGEGTQGLRVPVAALQQIDSEDVVFVQQDATHFMPVSVQVKARDDEQAIVSGALHDGDRLVGEGSFTLKSMALLSSMTAD